Proteins from one Streptomyces sp. NBC_00390 genomic window:
- a CDS encoding SIMPL domain-containing protein — translation MTADTPGPPLPSPPFGTPEMPRVAVRGEAHLEVDPEIATVSVAVSARGKDRTSALQDLTRRNTDVLDLIKSYGDAVEKLETGAFSISPELTQHGRGERIRAYHGSVHITAELTDFTALGELTTRLADLELTRVTGPWWSLRPDSPAHGEARRRAVHEAVQRAREYAGALGAQLAALVELADLGAENAVPYGTPPVPGPMMRTAFAAATPETAAPALDLEPQRQTVHAQVNARFIMTPPRL, via the coding sequence ATGACCGCCGACACACCCGGGCCACCGCTGCCGTCCCCGCCCTTCGGCACCCCCGAAATGCCCCGGGTCGCCGTCCGCGGCGAAGCCCACCTCGAGGTCGACCCCGAAATCGCCACCGTCTCGGTCGCCGTCAGCGCCCGCGGCAAGGACCGCACAAGCGCACTCCAGGACCTCACCCGCCGCAACACCGACGTCCTCGACCTGATCAAGTCCTACGGCGACGCCGTCGAAAAACTCGAGACCGGCGCCTTCTCCATCAGCCCGGAACTCACCCAGCACGGCCGCGGCGAACGAATCCGCGCCTACCACGGCAGCGTCCACATCACCGCCGAACTCACCGACTTCACCGCACTCGGCGAACTCACCACCCGCCTCGCCGACCTCGAACTCACCCGAGTCACCGGCCCCTGGTGGTCACTGCGGCCCGACTCACCCGCCCACGGTGAAGCCCGCCGCCGAGCAGTACACGAAGCAGTCCAGCGGGCCCGCGAATACGCCGGCGCACTCGGCGCACAACTCGCCGCCCTCGTCGAGCTCGCCGACCTCGGCGCGGAGAACGCCGTCCCCTACGGCACACCCCCGGTCCCCGGCCCCATGATGCGCACCGCGTTCGCCGCAGCCACCCCCGAAACAGCGGCCCCCGCCCTCGACCTCGAACCCCAGCGCCAGACCGTCCACGCCCAGGTCAACGCCCGCTTCATCATGACCCCACCCCGGCTGTGA
- the pyk gene encoding pyruvate kinase, whose protein sequence is MRRAKIVCTLGPATDTYDQIKTLVEAGMDVARFNLSHGTYADHEERYHHVRKAADETGRNVGILADLQGPKIRLGRFREGPVLLERGDDFTITVEPLEGDRHTCGTTYHGLAADVTPGERILVDDGKVTLEVTEVDGPRVRTTVIEGGMVSDHKGLNLPGVAVSVPALSEKDVEDLRWALRTGADVIALSFVRTGHDIHDVHRIMDEEGRRLPVIAKIEKPQAVDNIDDIVAAFDGIMVARGDLGVEMPLEQVPIVQKRAIKLAKRNAKPVIVATQMLDSMIDNSRPTRAEASDVANAVIDGTDAVMLSGETSVGKYPVETVRTMSRIVEAAEEDILAKGLPPLTDRNKPRTQGGAVARAAAEIGDFLGAKFLVAFTQSGDTVKRLSRYRSPIPLLAFTPDPATRSQLNLTWGVETFLGPHVDSTDAMVAQVDEELLRIGRCQKGDIVVITAGSPPGVPGSTNLVRVHHIGESLK, encoded by the coding sequence ATGCGCCGAGCAAAGATCGTCTGCACCCTGGGCCCCGCCACCGACACATACGACCAGATCAAGACACTGGTCGAAGCCGGAATGGACGTCGCCCGCTTCAACCTCAGCCACGGCACCTACGCCGACCACGAAGAGCGCTACCACCACGTCCGCAAAGCCGCCGACGAAACCGGCCGCAACGTCGGCATCCTCGCCGACCTTCAAGGCCCGAAGATCCGCCTCGGCCGCTTCCGCGAAGGACCCGTACTCCTTGAACGCGGCGACGACTTCACCATCACCGTCGAACCCCTCGAAGGCGACCGCCACACCTGCGGCACCACCTACCACGGACTCGCCGCCGACGTCACACCCGGCGAACGCATCCTCGTCGACGACGGAAAGGTCACCCTCGAAGTCACCGAAGTCGACGGCCCCCGCGTCCGCACCACCGTCATCGAAGGCGGCATGGTCTCCGACCACAAAGGACTCAACCTCCCCGGCGTAGCCGTCTCCGTCCCCGCACTCTCCGAAAAGGACGTCGAAGACCTCCGCTGGGCCCTGCGCACCGGCGCCGACGTCATCGCCCTCTCCTTCGTCCGCACCGGACACGACATCCACGACGTCCACCGCATCATGGACGAAGAAGGCCGCCGCCTCCCCGTCATCGCCAAGATCGAAAAACCCCAGGCCGTCGACAACATCGACGACATCGTCGCCGCCTTCGACGGAATCATGGTCGCCCGCGGCGACCTCGGCGTCGAAATGCCCCTGGAACAAGTCCCCATCGTCCAAAAGCGCGCCATCAAACTCGCCAAGCGCAACGCCAAACCCGTCATCGTCGCCACCCAGATGCTCGACTCGATGATCGACAACTCCCGCCCCACCCGCGCCGAAGCCTCCGACGTCGCCAACGCCGTCATCGACGGCACCGACGCCGTCATGCTCTCCGGCGAAACCAGCGTCGGCAAATACCCCGTCGAAACCGTGCGCACCATGAGCCGCATCGTCGAAGCCGCCGAAGAAGACATCCTCGCCAAGGGCCTCCCACCCCTCACCGACCGCAACAAGCCCCGCACCCAAGGCGGCGCAGTCGCCCGCGCAGCCGCCGAAATCGGCGACTTCCTCGGCGCCAAATTCCTCGTCGCCTTCACCCAGTCCGGCGACACCGTCAAACGCCTCTCCCGCTACCGCTCCCCGATCCCCCTCCTCGCCTTCACCCCCGACCCCGCCACCCGCTCCCAGCTCAACCTCACCTGGGGCGTCGAAACCTTCCTCGGCCCCCACGTCGACTCCACCGACGCGATGGTCGCCCAGGTCGACGAAGAACTCCTGCGGATCGGCCGCTGCCAGAAAGGCGACATCGTCGTGATCACAGCCGGCTCCCCGCCCGGAGTCCCCGGCTCCACGAACCTGGTCCGCGTCCACCACATCGGCGAAAGCCTGAAGTGA
- a CDS encoding GNAT family N-acetyltransferase codes for MDITIRRIEPGEHAELGELTAQAYLRGGLLDFGVDDPYLAVLRDVAGRAAGSEVYVAVDGPGTVVGGVAFVPDGGPWADIAGAGEAEFRMLAVSERARGRGAGEALVRTCVERARAVPGCVRLVLSTQSGMHAAHRIYHRLGFVRTPERDWEPVPGLGLLTYALEL; via the coding sequence ATGGACATCACGATCAGGAGGATCGAGCCCGGGGAGCATGCCGAGCTGGGTGAGCTGACGGCGCAGGCCTATCTGCGGGGTGGTCTGCTGGATTTCGGCGTGGACGATCCGTATCTGGCGGTGCTGCGGGATGTCGCGGGGCGGGCTGCGGGTTCCGAGGTGTATGTGGCGGTCGACGGGCCGGGCACGGTGGTCGGTGGGGTCGCGTTCGTGCCGGACGGCGGGCCGTGGGCGGACATCGCGGGGGCGGGCGAGGCGGAGTTCCGGATGCTGGCGGTCTCCGAGCGCGCGCGGGGCCGTGGTGCGGGCGAGGCGCTGGTGCGTACGTGTGTGGAGCGGGCGCGGGCCGTTCCGGGGTGTGTACGGCTGGTGCTGTCGACGCAGAGCGGCATGCACGCCGCTCATCGGATCTACCACCGGCTGGGTTTTGTGCGCACTCCGGAGCGGGACTGGGAGCCGGTTCCGGGCCTTGGGCTGCTGACGTACGCGCTGGAGCTGTAA
- a CDS encoding ABC transporter ATP-binding protein has protein sequence MRVFYGAIEALKGIDLTVKKGEIVALLGGNGAGKTTTLRTISGMLQPRHGEVLLRGERIDGIKSHELVQFGVGHVPEGRRVFATMTVRENLEMGAYRFSSVDSAEMDRVFTLFPRLAERRSQLAGTLSGGEQQMLAIGRAMMGKPELLLLDEPSMGLAPLIVQQIFEIIEEINKQGTTVLLVEQNATQALGLANRGYVLEVGEVAMSGPAGELLADNRIRAAYLGEGAA, from the coding sequence ATGCGGGTGTTCTACGGCGCCATCGAGGCGCTGAAGGGCATCGACCTGACGGTCAAGAAGGGCGAGATCGTCGCCCTGCTGGGCGGCAACGGCGCCGGCAAGACGACGACGCTGCGCACCATTTCGGGCATGCTTCAGCCGCGCCATGGCGAGGTGCTGTTGCGCGGTGAGCGCATCGACGGCATCAAGTCGCACGAGCTGGTGCAGTTCGGCGTCGGGCATGTGCCCGAGGGCCGGCGGGTCTTCGCGACGATGACGGTGCGCGAGAACCTGGAGATGGGTGCATACCGGTTCTCCTCGGTGGACTCCGCCGAGATGGACCGGGTGTTCACGCTCTTCCCGCGTCTGGCGGAGCGGCGTTCGCAGCTTGCGGGCACGCTGTCGGGCGGTGAGCAGCAGATGCTGGCGATCGGCCGGGCCATGATGGGCAAGCCGGAGCTGCTGCTGCTGGACGAGCCGTCGATGGGTCTGGCGCCGCTGATCGTGCAGCAGATCTTCGAGATCATCGAGGAGATCAACAAGCAGGGCACGACGGTGCTGCTGGTGGAGCAGAACGCCACGCAGGCGCTGGGTCTGGCCAACCGCGGCTATGTCCTGGAGGTGGGCGAGGTCGCGATGTCGGGTCCGGCGGGCGAGCTGCTGGCCGACAACCGTATCCGTGCGGCGTACCTCGGTGAGGGCGCGGCCTGA
- a CDS encoding ABC transporter ATP-binding protein, which translates to MTTDVKNGAAAPTQPAAGGDVVLQASDVTLRFGGLTCLDHVNLNMQRGEVLAVIGPNGAGKTSLFNSLTGAYTPQEGRIVFRSKDGDEKSLLGSKPHLVNRVGLARTFQNIRLFGALTALENVKIAAETRLKAGPVSIMLGLPNARKAERLSDERAHRLLKFVGLEDKLNEIAGSLSYGDQRSLEIARALATDPQVLLLDEPAAGTNPTEKLELEQLIRRINTELGVSVLLIEHDMRLVMSVADRVMVLNFGKKIAEGTPSEVQQHPAVIEAYLGASAEDAEVVQAAIGEQRSAPEEESVASSDVSAVASDEASDGDASGDDVPDGASAGEASGDESDEESGK; encoded by the coding sequence ATGACCACCGACGTGAAGAACGGTGCGGCTGCGCCTACGCAGCCGGCGGCCGGTGGCGACGTGGTGCTGCAGGCGTCCGATGTGACGCTGCGGTTCGGCGGTCTGACCTGCCTGGACCATGTCAACCTGAACATGCAGCGTGGTGAGGTGCTGGCGGTCATCGGGCCGAACGGTGCGGGCAAGACCTCGCTGTTCAACTCGCTGACGGGTGCGTACACGCCGCAGGAGGGCCGGATTGTTTTCCGGTCCAAGGACGGTGACGAGAAGTCGCTGCTGGGCAGCAAGCCGCACCTGGTGAACCGGGTCGGGCTGGCTCGTACGTTCCAGAACATCCGGCTGTTCGGGGCGCTCACCGCGCTGGAGAACGTGAAGATCGCGGCGGAGACCCGGCTGAAGGCCGGTCCGGTGTCGATCATGCTGGGTCTGCCGAACGCGCGTAAGGCGGAGCGTCTGAGTGACGAGCGGGCGCACCGGCTGCTGAAGTTCGTGGGTCTCGAGGACAAGCTCAACGAGATCGCGGGCAGTCTCTCGTACGGTGACCAGCGGAGCCTGGAGATTGCGCGGGCGCTGGCGACGGATCCGCAGGTGCTGCTGCTGGACGAGCCGGCCGCCGGTACGAACCCGACGGAGAAGCTGGAGCTGGAGCAGCTGATCCGCCGGATCAACACCGAGCTGGGTGTGAGCGTGCTGCTGATCGAGCACGACATGCGTCTGGTGATGTCGGTGGCGGACCGGGTCATGGTCCTCAACTTCGGCAAGAAGATCGCCGAGGGGACGCCGAGCGAGGTGCAGCAGCATCCGGCGGTGATCGAGGCCTATCTGGGTGCTTCGGCGGAGGACGCCGAGGTGGTCCAGGCGGCCATAGGGGAGCAGCGGTCGGCGCCGGAGGAGGAGTCGGTGGCGTCTTCGGACGTCTCGGCGGTCGCGTCGGACGAGGCTTCGGACGGTGACGCGTCGGGCGACGACGTGCCGGACGGTGCGTCCGCCGGCGAGGCGTCGGGCGACGAGTCGGACGAGGAGAGCGGCAAGTGA
- a CDS encoding branched-chain amino acid ABC transporter substrate-binding protein, whose protein sequence is MLNKTIVKLAIPLAVGALALTGCGSDSGSGDAVKIAFQGPLSGDNVALGENMQNGVKLAIEQANAKGDLDFKVEYVAADDQGLPDKATAAAQKAIDDESVVAVVGPAFSGATNTASPLYAEAGLVTVSPSATNPLLTDPKNEFKSFLRGVPNDNMQGAAMATYFAKKVQAKTVYLIDDKTDYGVGLAGVAEKGLKEAGVKVVKKSVPQKTPDYSATAKDVVNSKADALIYAGYYQDLAPFAKKLKDAGYKGAGISGDGSNDAKFVELAGDASENWFLTCPCTDATVEAGTKKFAADYQKEFGRAPGTYSAEAYDITNMIIEQVKGLKGDVQREALRDALAKASYKGLTKTFSFDENGEFKGTDVYLYQVKGGKIAYQGNVNELVG, encoded by the coding sequence GTGCTGAACAAGACCATCGTCAAGCTGGCTATTCCGCTGGCTGTTGGTGCTCTGGCGTTGACCGGTTGCGGTAGTGACTCCGGCAGCGGCGACGCCGTCAAGATTGCTTTCCAGGGCCCGCTCTCCGGCGACAACGTCGCACTGGGCGAGAACATGCAGAACGGTGTGAAGCTGGCCATCGAGCAGGCGAACGCCAAGGGCGACCTCGACTTCAAGGTCGAGTACGTCGCCGCGGACGACCAGGGTCTGCCGGACAAGGCCACGGCCGCCGCGCAGAAGGCCATCGACGACGAGAGCGTTGTCGCGGTTGTCGGTCCCGCCTTCTCGGGTGCGACCAACACGGCCTCTCCGCTGTACGCGGAGGCCGGTCTGGTGACGGTTTCCCCGTCGGCCACGAACCCGCTGCTGACCGACCCGAAGAACGAGTTCAAGAGCTTCCTGCGTGGTGTCCCCAACGACAACATGCAGGGTGCCGCGATGGCCACGTACTTCGCCAAGAAGGTCCAGGCGAAGACGGTCTACCTGATCGACGACAAGACCGACTACGGCGTGGGCCTGGCCGGTGTGGCCGAGAAGGGTCTGAAGGAAGCCGGCGTCAAGGTCGTCAAGAAGTCCGTCCCGCAGAAGACGCCGGACTACAGCGCGACCGCGAAGGACGTCGTCAACTCGAAGGCCGACGCCCTGATCTACGCCGGTTACTACCAGGACCTGGCTCCGTTCGCGAAGAAGCTCAAGGACGCCGGCTACAAGGGCGCGGGCATCTCGGGTGACGGTTCCAACGACGCGAAGTTCGTCGAGCTCGCGGGTGACGCGTCCGAGAACTGGTTCCTGACCTGCCCCTGCACCGACGCCACGGTCGAGGCCGGCACCAAGAAGTTCGCCGCGGACTACCAGAAGGAGTTCGGCCGGGCCCCCGGTACGTACTCCGCCGAGGCGTACGACATCACCAACATGATCATTGAGCAGGTCAAGGGTCTGAAGGGCGATGTCCAGCGTGAGGCTCTGCGCGACGCTCTGGCGAAGGCGTCGTACAAGGGTCTGACGAAGACCTTCTCCTTCGACGAGAACGGTGAGTTCAAGGGCACGGACGTGTACCTGTACCAGGTCAAGGGCGGCAAGATCGCGTACCAGGGCAACGTCAACGAGCTGGTCGGCTGA
- a CDS encoding helix-turn-helix domain-containing protein — MYDLETRERALALVAEGRSVNSVSREVGVSRAAIRSWQVRLGPLNRDFRCPRCRETPVLPEAPAAYSYLLGLYLGDGCISAARRGVYFLRVACADAWPGLIDACAEAMQTVLPDNKVFRVQRQGCQNVTSHSKHWPCLFPQHGPGKKHERKIALEPWQQEIVDAHPWEFIRGLIHSDGCRVTNWTTRIVDGERKRYEYPRYFFTNTSTDIIGLCTRTLDRLGIEWKPLNQSRAAVTISVARRASVALMDAHIGPKY, encoded by the coding sequence GTGTACGACTTGGAAACGCGCGAGCGGGCCCTGGCGCTTGTCGCCGAGGGACGCAGCGTGAACTCGGTGAGCAGAGAGGTTGGCGTTTCTCGGGCGGCCATCCGCTCCTGGCAGGTGCGACTCGGGCCTCTCAACCGTGACTTCCGCTGTCCCCGGTGCCGCGAGACGCCCGTTCTGCCCGAGGCCCCGGCTGCGTACTCCTATCTTCTGGGCCTCTACCTCGGCGACGGCTGCATCAGCGCGGCCCGCCGGGGCGTGTACTTCCTCCGCGTCGCCTGCGCCGATGCCTGGCCCGGCCTCATCGACGCCTGCGCCGAAGCCATGCAGACCGTGCTGCCCGACAACAAGGTGTTCCGTGTCCAGCGCCAGGGCTGCCAGAACGTCACCAGCCACAGCAAGCACTGGCCCTGCCTCTTCCCTCAGCACGGGCCGGGCAAGAAGCACGAGCGCAAGATCGCCCTCGAACCCTGGCAGCAGGAGATCGTCGACGCTCACCCGTGGGAGTTCATCCGTGGCCTGATCCACTCCGACGGCTGCCGGGTCACCAACTGGACCACCCGCATCGTCGACGGCGAGCGCAAGCGCTACGAGTACCCCCGGTACTTCTTCACCAATACGTCGACCGACATCATCGGGCTCTGCACGCGCACCCTCGACCGGCTCGGCATCGAGTGGAAACCGCTCAACCAGAGCCGCGCCGCCGTCACCATCTCCGTCGCCCGACGCGCATCCGTCGCACTCATGGACGCCCACATCGGGCCCAAGTACTGA
- a CDS encoding branched-chain amino acid ABC transporter permease, with product MSLQEFWDYLVLGVMLGSLYAVIAIGYTLVYGVLQLINFAHSEVFMLGAYGSLIVLQLVNPGDNPSALASIGFVALAMAGSALFGGFTAYGLEKVAYRPLRRRGAPRLIFLITAIGASFFLYNLAGKLFGRDPLPLPEMYDNHEVFSIFGAGVNITQMLQFATAVVMMVALDMLVNRTKLGKGIRAVAQDAEVAGLMGVNIDKVISRTFIVGGVMGGVAGFLFANLNQVSYTMGFIPGITAFAAAVVGGIGNIRGAMFGGILIGIVETMTVPLLGDEWRSVSAMVVLILVLMFRPMGILGERVGRAA from the coding sequence ATGTCCCTTCAGGAATTCTGGGACTATCTCGTCCTAGGGGTGATGCTCGGCTCGCTGTATGCCGTCATCGCCATCGGCTACACCCTTGTCTACGGTGTGCTGCAGCTGATCAACTTCGCGCACAGCGAGGTCTTCATGCTCGGCGCCTATGGCAGCCTCATCGTCCTTCAGCTGGTCAATCCGGGGGACAACCCGTCCGCCCTGGCCTCGATCGGTTTCGTCGCTCTCGCGATGGCGGGTTCGGCGCTGTTCGGCGGCTTCACGGCGTACGGCCTGGAGAAGGTTGCGTACCGACCACTACGCAGACGTGGTGCGCCGCGGCTGATCTTCCTGATCACCGCGATCGGCGCCTCGTTCTTCCTGTACAACCTGGCCGGCAAGCTGTTCGGGCGTGACCCGCTGCCGCTTCCGGAGATGTACGACAACCACGAGGTCTTCTCGATCTTCGGCGCGGGTGTGAACATCACTCAGATGCTGCAGTTCGCAACGGCCGTGGTCATGATGGTCGCGCTGGACATGCTGGTGAACCGCACCAAGCTCGGCAAGGGCATCCGCGCGGTGGCGCAGGACGCCGAGGTCGCCGGTCTGATGGGTGTGAACATCGACAAGGTCATCTCTCGTACCTTCATCGTCGGCGGCGTCATGGGCGGTGTGGCGGGCTTCCTGTTCGCCAACCTGAACCAGGTGTCGTACACGATGGGCTTCATCCCGGGCATCACCGCGTTCGCCGCTGCCGTCGTCGGCGGTATCGGCAACATTCGCGGTGCGATGTTCGGTGGCATCCTGATCGGCATCGTGGAGACGATGACGGTGCCGCTGCTCGGTGACGAGTGGCGCAGCGTCTCGGCCATGGTGGTCCTGATCCTGGTGCTGATGTTCCGCCCGATGGGCATCCTCGGTGAGCGAGTGGGGAGGGCGGCATGA
- a CDS encoding ANTAR domain-containing response regulator: MTAPESPQPTADDDKSHVPPLTTRVVIAEDEALIRLDLKEMLEEEGYAVVGEAGDGQRAVELAREHRPDLVILDVKMPVLDGISAAEKIAEESIAPVLMLTAFSQRDLVERARDAGAMAYLVKPFSKSDVVPAIEMAVSRFTELKALEREVADLSQRLETRKLVDRAKSILQTQYGLTEPAAFRWIQKTSMDRRLSMQQVAEAVIEDAEEKKAAKGQ; the protein is encoded by the coding sequence GTGACCGCCCCCGAGTCGCCCCAGCCCACCGCCGATGACGACAAGTCGCACGTCCCGCCGCTGACGACCCGGGTCGTCATCGCGGAGGACGAGGCGCTCATCCGGCTCGACCTCAAAGAGATGCTCGAAGAAGAGGGGTACGCGGTCGTCGGCGAGGCCGGGGACGGGCAGCGGGCCGTGGAGCTGGCCCGGGAGCATCGGCCGGATCTCGTCATCCTCGACGTGAAGATGCCCGTCCTCGACGGGATTTCCGCGGCCGAGAAGATCGCCGAGGAGTCCATCGCCCCCGTCCTCATGCTCACCGCCTTCTCGCAGCGCGATCTCGTCGAGCGTGCCCGGGACGCCGGGGCCATGGCGTATCTCGTCAAGCCGTTCAGCAAGAGTGACGTCGTGCCGGCGATCGAGATGGCCGTGTCCCGGTTCACCGAGCTGAAGGCGCTGGAGAGGGAGGTCGCCGACCTCTCGCAGCGGCTGGAGACGCGCAAGCTCGTCGATCGGGCGAAGAGCATTCTGCAGACGCAGTACGGGCTGACGGAGCCCGCCGCGTTCCGGTGGATCCAGAAGACGTCGATGGACCGGCGGCTGTCGATGCAGCAGGTTGCCGAGGCGGTCATCGAGGACGCCGAGGAGAAGAAGGCGGCGAAGGGGCAGTAG
- a CDS encoding branched-chain amino acid ABC transporter permease produces the protein MSTVETSKNLTPTAAAKLRRTAWYRTERFSRLWAMIALGLLMAVMTGEQGNTRDVFFSLESTFTGASLWIWLAVAVAIWALREFFAEPIKGGFSKAKSSAQAASGGPLGSLRARFQSDKRMRYGVLTVVVVLALVIPSGLTRMWQTVLVDQIAIFALLAIGLNVVIGWAGLLDLGFFAFFAVGAYSTAFWTGRLPIEPPVVLNNFWVIPVAVLTCLACGLLLGAPTLRLRGDYLAIVTLGFHEIIYLVAKNADGITGGPQGARLIPDFSIDLAGFEYKWSIKPLPYWYLLVFFIVLVIILFSRLEHSRVGRAWTAIREDEIAAAANGVNTVQFKLMAFAIGASTSGVAGVIFTSKYGYINPEVFPLLQSILILAYVIFGGMGSIPGVLAGTAILVWLPEALKDVVEPSDRYMYLGALLVVMMIYRPQGLWPSRRRQRELKMAEEGLGDADAMTEPAGGKI, from the coding sequence ATGAGCACTGTGGAGACTTCCAAGAATCTGACGCCGACCGCGGCGGCGAAGCTCCGTCGTACGGCGTGGTACCGGACTGAGCGGTTCTCGCGGCTGTGGGCGATGATCGCCCTGGGTCTGCTGATGGCTGTGATGACGGGTGAGCAGGGCAACACCCGCGATGTGTTCTTCTCGCTGGAGTCGACGTTCACGGGTGCGAGTCTGTGGATCTGGCTGGCTGTTGCGGTCGCGATCTGGGCGCTGCGTGAGTTCTTCGCCGAGCCCATCAAGGGTGGTTTCTCGAAGGCGAAGTCGTCGGCGCAGGCGGCTTCGGGCGGTCCGCTGGGTTCGCTGCGGGCGCGTTTCCAGAGCGACAAGCGGATGCGCTACGGCGTGCTGACGGTGGTTGTGGTCCTGGCTCTGGTGATTCCGTCGGGTCTGACGCGGATGTGGCAGACGGTGCTGGTGGACCAGATCGCGATCTTCGCGCTGCTGGCGATCGGCCTGAATGTGGTGATCGGCTGGGCGGGTCTGCTGGACCTCGGGTTCTTCGCCTTCTTCGCGGTGGGCGCGTACTCGACGGCGTTCTGGACGGGCCGGCTGCCGATCGAGCCGCCGGTGGTGCTGAACAACTTCTGGGTGATTCCGGTCGCGGTTCTCACGTGTCTGGCGTGTGGTCTGCTGCTGGGTGCTCCTACGCTGCGGCTGCGGGGCGACTATCTGGCGATCGTGACGCTCGGTTTCCACGAGATCATCTATCTGGTCGCGAAGAACGCTGACGGCATCACGGGTGGCCCGCAGGGTGCCCGTCTGATCCCGGACTTCTCGATCGACCTTGCCGGCTTCGAGTACAAGTGGTCGATCAAGCCGCTGCCGTACTGGTATCTGCTGGTCTTCTTCATCGTGCTGGTGATCATTCTGTTCTCGCGCCTCGAGCACTCGAGGGTGGGGCGTGCCTGGACCGCTATTCGTGAGGACGAGATCGCGGCTGCCGCGAACGGTGTCAACACGGTGCAGTTCAAGCTGATGGCGTTCGCGATCGGTGCGTCGACCTCCGGTGTCGCGGGTGTGATCTTCACCAGCAAGTACGGGTACATCAACCCTGAGGTGTTCCCGCTGCTGCAGTCGATCCTGATCCTGGCGTACGTCATCTTCGGTGGTATGGGTTCGATCCCGGGTGTGCTGGCGGGTACGGCGATCCTGGTGTGGCTGCCCGAGGCGCTCAAGGACGTGGTGGAGCCCTCTGACCGGTACATGTACCTGGGCGCGCTGCTCGTGGTCATGATGATCTACCGGCCGCAGGGTCTTTGGCCTTCGCGCCGTAGGCAGCGTGAGCTGAAGATGGCGGAAGAGGGCCTCGGTGACGCTGACGCGATGACCGAGCCGGCAGGAGGCAAGATCTGA